One region of Heliomicrobium undosum genomic DNA includes:
- a CDS encoding class I SAM-dependent methyltransferase produces the protein MKRNMHIHLNDPRNGEKLKLYSDGEANDKVEQGLLEAPDGYCYPVVGGVPRFLSGFYKEDEITKDVIASQDGRLTSIHDEEVKATRGTFSDKWTRFKNYGFEEKHREFLLGWYVKKLGLDSVDQLKDFYVSQERILEVGPGSGFNTRFMAEQTGGTVMAADLSEAAITTYENTRDLDNVFVVQADLMELPFPDEYFTFIIADGVLHHTPSTKRGVERLYGKLAPGGSFFFYVYKKMGPVREFCDAYIREQFVKLTTEECYKACEPLTDLGRELSRLNAKITLDKPIDILGIPAGTHDVQRLFYYSIAKCFWNEAFDYETNNMVNYDWYHPHFAWKHTEQEIAGWLEELGCKEYKFNDANPNGISVLLKKPR, from the coding sequence GTGAAGCGCAACATGCACATTCACTTGAACGATCCCCGAAATGGAGAAAAGCTGAAACTATACTCGGACGGAGAAGCCAACGATAAGGTTGAACAGGGGTTGCTGGAAGCTCCTGACGGTTACTGCTATCCCGTAGTGGGGGGGGTCCCCCGGTTTCTCTCCGGATTTTATAAAGAGGACGAAATTACAAAGGATGTCATCGCCTCCCAAGATGGCAGGCTCACCTCAATTCATGACGAAGAGGTGAAGGCCACGAGAGGCACTTTTTCAGACAAGTGGACAAGGTTTAAAAATTACGGCTTTGAGGAGAAACATCGTGAATTTCTGTTAGGATGGTATGTTAAAAAACTGGGATTGGACTCTGTTGATCAACTTAAAGATTTTTACGTGTCTCAGGAGCGCATTTTAGAGGTCGGACCCGGGTCCGGTTTTAACACCCGGTTTATGGCCGAGCAAACGGGTGGGACGGTGATGGCGGCTGACCTCAGTGAAGCGGCCATAACAACCTATGAAAATACAAGGGACCTGGATAATGTTTTCGTCGTGCAAGCAGATTTAATGGAACTCCCTTTTCCTGATGAGTACTTCACTTTTATCATTGCTGACGGTGTCCTGCACCACACGCCTTCCACCAAGCGCGGCGTTGAGCGTCTATATGGCAAACTCGCCCCAGGCGGCAGCTTTTTCTTTTATGTGTATAAAAAAATGGGGCCGGTAAGGGAATTCTGCGACGCTTATATTCGAGAGCAGTTTGTGAAGTTAACGACGGAAGAGTGCTATAAAGCCTGTGAGCCCTTGACCGACTTGGGTAGAGAGCTATCTCGCTTAAACGCAAAGATCACCTTGGACAAGCCGATAGACATACTTGGCATCCCTGCGGGAACACACGATGTTCAACGGCTTTTTTATTATAGTATAGCGAAGTGTTTTTGGAACGAAGCATTTGATTATGAGACGAACAACATGGTTAATTATGACTGGTATCATCCACACTTTGCATGGAAACATACCGAACAGGAGATTGCAGGTTGGTTAGAGGAGCTAGGTTGTAAGGAGTATAAATTTAATGACGCTAATCCTAATGGCATCTCTGTGCTTTTAAAAAAGCCAAGATAA
- a CDS encoding polysaccharide deacetylase WbmS family protein: MICITFDTDWISNEHLEQLNPIDMIPGKATFYCTQPYEYLEKRIEDVEIAIHPRLDWGADWLDEITKLKAALPYSSDGIRPHSCAYSQLLGVHLRNAGYTYISQVTLPNLANPKPYRHPWGIWEAPIFYMDNMDFTLAENWKNSKHTPFQRKIIDTAVHGDGVYVFDFHPIHLMLNTPDRAYYQENRNKLGQAGPIAYSGYGTRSFFEELIGEMKKYDVLSYTVDDTVKLFEGVDVE, translated from the coding sequence ATGATCTGCATTACTTTTGACACAGATTGGATATCCAATGAACACCTAGAACAATTAAACCCCATTGACATGATTCCGGGAAAAGCTACGTTTTATTGCACACAGCCCTACGAGTACTTGGAGAAAAGAATCGAAGACGTAGAGATTGCGATTCATCCTAGGCTGGATTGGGGCGCCGATTGGTTAGATGAAATTACAAAGCTGAAAGCTGCCCTTCCCTATAGTTCTGACGGGATAAGACCGCATTCCTGCGCCTATAGTCAACTGCTTGGGGTTCACTTGCGCAACGCGGGGTATACCTATATAAGTCAGGTCACCCTCCCCAATCTGGCTAATCCTAAACCCTACCGGCACCCTTGGGGAATCTGGGAAGCGCCCATTTTTTACATGGATAATATGGATTTTACGCTGGCTGAGAACTGGAAAAATAGTAAGCATACCCCTTTTCAGCGTAAAATTATCGATACGGCCGTTCATGGCGACGGCGTGTATGTCTTTGACTTTCACCCTATTCACTTAATGTTGAATACACCGGACCGGGCATATTACCAAGAAAATAGAAACAAACTGGGTCAAGCCGGCCCGATTGCCTATTCGGGGTACGGGACGAGATCCTTTTTTGAGGAACTCATTGGCGAGATGAAAAAATACGATGTGCTTTCCTACACAGTGGACGATACAGTAAAATTATTTGAAGGAGTAGATGTTGAGTGA
- a CDS encoding methionyl-tRNA formyltransferase: protein MINVALLGNNRLAVEVINHCLQDPEANLLAVLNPNDSGVDGNSLSLKNFVLEHHIPFIQPNTINNPEAIETLRRWKPDIMLSCSYAKILKKEAIMSAGSACLNFHFSLLPKYRGCMPLVNAIANGEKTVGVTLHFISPGIDTGDIVEQVPILLPAHATAAEAYGCCVDRAVALFKDWWPLIKTKAELPRRAQKDTEASYYTFVYPNDRWVNWDDDAEMVACHINALTNGSYPAARTVSRIGEIELLGSSEPVEGVWDQPGKILSVDGAAMTVACARNAVRVAGVRFRDTLLEGCQVQSMLACGEMLISPGARR from the coding sequence ATGATTAACGTAGCACTATTGGGGAATAACCGGTTGGCGGTGGAAGTCATCAACCATTGCCTGCAAGATCCTGAAGCCAACCTCCTGGCTGTTTTAAACCCGAACGATTCTGGTGTGGACGGCAACAGCCTCTCACTGAAAAATTTTGTCCTGGAACATCATATTCCCTTTATCCAGCCGAACACGATCAATAACCCCGAGGCGATTGAGACACTAAGGCGATGGAAACCGGACATTATGTTGTCTTGCTCCTATGCAAAAATCCTTAAGAAAGAGGCAATCATGTCCGCCGGTTCAGCCTGCTTAAACTTTCACTTTTCCTTACTGCCCAAATATCGCGGTTGCATGCCATTAGTGAATGCTATCGCAAATGGCGAGAAGACGGTTGGGGTAACCCTGCATTTTATCTCGCCAGGAATTGATACGGGTGACATTGTCGAGCAAGTTCCAATTTTGCTCCCAGCGCACGCAACTGCCGCGGAGGCTTATGGATGTTGCGTTGACAGGGCTGTGGCGCTGTTCAAGGACTGGTGGCCTCTGATTAAAACAAAGGCCGAGTTGCCTCGGAGAGCGCAGAAAGATACGGAAGCTTCTTATTATACCTTTGTTTATCCCAATGACCGTTGGGTGAATTGGGATGACGATGCGGAAATGGTGGCATGTCACATTAACGCATTAACAAATGGATCGTACCCGGCAGCAAGGACGGTCAGTCGAATCGGGGAAATTGAGCTGTTAGGCTCGTCAGAACCGGTGGAGGGTGTTTGGGATCAACCGGGCAAGATTCTTAGCGTCGACGGCGCTGCAATGACGGTGGCCTGTGCCAGAAACGCGGTGCGTGTAGCCGGAGTCAGATTCCGTGATACGCTGTTAGAGGGGTGCCAGGTTCAATCCATGCTTGCTTGCGGTGAAATGCTGATATCTCCGGGTGCGCGCCGATGA
- a CDS encoding glycosyltransferase family protein has product MSQLLERFREVHGRNPKVLHIGNIANNSYNNAKLINGNGIDCDVLCYDYYHVMGCPEWEDADFRGDYGDDFFPNWEAVDLNGFQRPKWFVQGPLNFCIKYLDSKNRNHTIRAGFWWKVLAESRRFIRWRKKYGSFSSGKKHFIESLKKFISRKEYFSLLSEIIVFFLFTSFWQILLLLFITARCMNSIVIFSLKVLKRFKKMATRSQGRGTRERRRSLSMVSWDDYIAHCESLVREFNEHFPDRPDKLNVEELEQFYSPVNKFLYLFQHYDLVEAYSTDPIYPLLMRFKPYIAYEHGTIRDIPFDDNVVSRLTALAYAKADHVFITNPDCIKRVDDLCIKKYSFVPHVIDQKYERAPSPVRSRYGISEKSRLIFAPARQNWEIKGNDITFHAFHQYLQDYPDAYLAIPFWGQDVDKSKSLIDELKIKKNIIELEPLKIRELIDWINAADCVIDQYYGYFGGIAPSALACGKPLIMDFNANWYEWAFTEMPPVLWANTVQTVYERLIEAMKMDLNSYHAQAIQWVKENYGYEMVKDEHIAQIASLLATRGCSYD; this is encoded by the coding sequence ATGAGCCAACTATTGGAGCGCTTTCGAGAAGTCCATGGACGTAATCCCAAAGTTTTGCATATAGGCAATATCGCCAATAATTCCTACAATAACGCGAAGTTAATCAACGGAAACGGCATAGATTGTGATGTATTGTGCTATGATTACTACCATGTTATGGGATGCCCTGAATGGGAAGACGCAGACTTCAGAGGCGATTACGGAGATGATTTCTTTCCGAATTGGGAAGCAGTCGACTTGAATGGATTTCAGCGACCCAAGTGGTTTGTTCAAGGTCCATTGAATTTTTGCATTAAGTACTTGGACTCCAAAAACCGTAACCATACTATTCGCGCCGGGTTTTGGTGGAAGGTGTTAGCAGAGTCTAGACGATTTATTAGATGGCGGAAAAAATACGGCTCATTTAGCTCCGGTAAAAAACACTTTATTGAATCACTTAAAAAATTTATTTCCAGAAAAGAATACTTTAGTTTATTAAGTGAAATTATTGTATTCTTTCTATTTACGTCGTTTTGGCAGATTCTCTTGTTGCTTTTTATTACAGCCCGGTGTATGAATTCCATCGTCATATTCTCATTGAAAGTGCTTAAACGGTTTAAAAAAATGGCGACTCGCTCACAAGGTCGCGGGACAAGAGAAAGGCGCCGTTCTTTATCGATGGTATCGTGGGACGATTATATCGCCCACTGTGAATCATTGGTGCGAGAATTCAACGAGCATTTTCCGGACAGACCGGATAAGTTGAATGTCGAGGAACTGGAACAGTTTTATTCTCCCGTTAATAAATTCCTTTATTTATTTCAGCACTATGATTTGGTCGAAGCCTACTCGACAGATCCGATTTATCCACTCTTGATGCGGTTTAAACCGTATATCGCCTATGAGCATGGGACCATCCGGGACATCCCCTTCGATGACAATGTTGTATCTCGATTGACTGCGCTGGCTTACGCCAAAGCCGATCATGTGTTTATTACAAACCCTGATTGCATAAAGCGGGTTGACGACTTATGCATAAAGAAATATTCTTTTGTGCCCCATGTGATTGATCAAAAGTACGAAAGGGCGCCATCGCCTGTGAGAAGCAGGTATGGTATTTCTGAAAAGAGCAGACTAATTTTCGCGCCGGCGCGACAAAATTGGGAGATCAAGGGCAATGACATAACCTTTCACGCCTTTCATCAATACTTGCAGGATTACCCCGACGCCTATTTGGCCATCCCTTTTTGGGGACAAGATGTCGATAAGTCAAAATCCCTGATTGACGAGCTCAAAATCAAAAAAAACATTATCGAATTGGAACCACTAAAGATTCGTGAACTGATTGATTGGATAAATGCTGCCGATTGCGTGATCGACCAGTATTACGGATATTTTGGAGGAATCGCGCCTTCAGCGTTAGCCTGCGGGAAACCGCTCATCATGGATTTCAATGCGAACTGGTATGAATGGGCTTTTACAGAAATGCCGCCCGTGCTATGGGCCAACACTGTTCAGACAGTGTATGAGAGATTAATCGAAGCAATGAAGATGGATCTAAACAGTTACCACGCTCAAGCGATTCAATGGGTCAAAGAGAATTACGGTTATGAGATGGTGAAGGACGAACATATCGCACAGATCGCCTCACTACTTGCTACAAGGGGATGTTCATATGATTAA
- a CDS encoding class I SAM-dependent methyltransferase yields the protein MENNRLHDFENHEREIQDIISKRYDTDYHGHPIMDSWDESFFDVIKDNYQKGDRILDIGCGPGSIWKYLKRLESPGCLVGIDLSPGMIAEAQKKYPDGDFRVGSVLALPFEAGAFDMVIASSVLHHVPDEYLEKALQEIYRVLDEHGRFIGREPVGDKKFGTQPGWFSGALMHFRHFLYSSYHVREYPEPALGDNHHAYEPKEFYHTLTKHFKVSYYRFFHPVSPFFSRLHTKWAVDLAVKLDSLVDKVVGNIFVYIGKKNHSSAVDVNSCIENYLNEAYENKVPLQFLAFLRQAANYFEKESDKYARK from the coding sequence TTGGAAAATAATCGACTGCATGATTTTGAAAATCATGAAAGAGAAATTCAGGATATAATAAGCAAAAGATATGATACCGACTATCATGGTCATCCTATTATGGATAGTTGGGATGAGTCATTCTTTGATGTGATTAAAGACAATTATCAAAAGGGGGACCGGATACTCGACATCGGATGCGGCCCCGGGTCGATATGGAAATACCTAAAAAGGTTAGAATCTCCAGGGTGTCTTGTGGGGATAGATTTATCTCCCGGCATGATCGCAGAAGCGCAAAAAAAATATCCAGACGGCGATTTTAGAGTCGGGTCCGTATTGGCGTTGCCCTTTGAAGCGGGAGCTTTTGATATGGTGATCGCTTCTTCGGTATTGCATCATGTGCCTGATGAATACTTAGAAAAAGCATTACAAGAAATATACAGGGTATTAGATGAACATGGTCGTTTTATCGGAAGAGAGCCCGTAGGCGACAAAAAGTTTGGGACTCAACCGGGGTGGTTTTCTGGCGCGCTGATGCATTTCAGACATTTTTTATACAGTAGTTATCATGTTAGGGAGTATCCTGAACCGGCTCTGGGCGATAATCATCATGCCTATGAACCAAAGGAATTCTACCATACCCTGACTAAACATTTTAAAGTATCCTATTATCGCTTTTTCCACCCTGTAAGCCCCTTTTTTTCGAGGCTTCATACAAAATGGGCTGTAGATCTTGCCGTTAAATTGGATTCTCTGGTCGACAAGGTCGTAGGCAATATTTTTGTTTATATTGGGAAGAAGAACCACTCCAGCGCGGTAGATGTAAATTCGTGCATAGAAAACTATTTGAATGAAGCCTATGAAAATAAGGTCCCTCTACAATTCTTAGCCTTTTTACGGCAAGCGGCTAACTACTTTGAGAAAGAATCTGACAAATATGCGAGGAAATGA
- a CDS encoding ABC transporter ATP-binding protein: MITELAIKVNDLSKAFKLYKKPSDMFTEVFLRKPKHQEFWALRNVSFDVKKGEVVGVIGRNGAGKSTLLKILAGTLEKTSGDVLVNGRVTAILELGTGFHPEYSGRENIIMGGMCLGMTKKEIEYRLDEIIEFSELGDFIDQPFKTYSSGMQARLTFSTAISVKPEIMIIDEALAAGDALFAEKCFSRIRDMMNSGATFFFVSHSLGTVYDLCSRCLLLHHGETLYFGETRIAGYKYEQLLAAERDALAKREVQGPRLEVRSIDSQTVAPVVVEEENRLDAEIIEFGMVDAARRPVSTLIMNESYSVLMKIKFNKDIRNMSAGFRVSRETGIEIFGLDSIMKNALVSGKRGEIKTITFSFTCKIALGNYLLGGGIAQVFNDNSFTVLQIIRDVQTLSVSGEQKFAGVFDAGATIRIE, from the coding sequence ATGATTACTGAACTGGCGATTAAAGTAAACGACTTAAGCAAGGCGTTTAAGCTATACAAAAAGCCGTCGGATATGTTTACGGAAGTTTTCTTGCGAAAACCGAAACATCAAGAATTTTGGGCATTGAGAAATGTATCATTTGACGTAAAAAAAGGTGAAGTAGTAGGTGTCATTGGGAGAAATGGAGCGGGTAAAAGCACCTTACTTAAGATATTGGCGGGGACATTAGAAAAGACATCGGGAGACGTCCTCGTTAATGGAAGAGTGACCGCCATTTTAGAATTAGGCACCGGTTTTCATCCGGAATACTCCGGAAGAGAAAACATTATCATGGGCGGCATGTGCCTTGGTATGACGAAAAAAGAAATAGAATACAGACTGGATGAGATCATCGAATTCTCCGAGCTGGGTGATTTCATCGATCAACCCTTTAAGACGTATTCGAGCGGTATGCAGGCGAGACTCACCTTTAGCACGGCCATCAGCGTAAAACCTGAGATCATGATCATTGACGAAGCGTTGGCCGCCGGCGATGCGCTCTTTGCAGAAAAATGCTTTAGCAGAATTCGGGATATGATGAACTCGGGCGCCACATTTTTCTTCGTCTCCCATAGCCTGGGCACTGTGTACGACCTATGCTCCCGTTGCTTGCTTTTACACCATGGAGAGACACTGTATTTCGGTGAAACGCGAATTGCCGGCTATAAGTATGAGCAACTGTTGGCCGCTGAAAGGGATGCCTTAGCCAAGCGGGAGGTGCAAGGTCCCCGGCTTGAGGTAAGGAGTATTGATAGTCAGACCGTTGCTCCGGTTGTCGTAGAAGAAGAAAATAGATTAGATGCAGAGATCATAGAATTCGGTATGGTTGACGCTGCCAGGCGTCCTGTTTCTACGCTGATTATGAATGAGTCTTATTCGGTCTTAATGAAGATTAAATTTAATAAAGACATTCGTAATATGAGCGCAGGGTTTAGAGTCAGCAGGGAAACGGGAATAGAGATATTTGGTTTAGATTCTATCATGAAAAACGCGTTGGTATCGGGCAAGCGGGGAGAAATAAAAACAATCACCTTTTCTTTCACTTGCAAGATCGCCTTAGGAAATTATCTTTTAGGAGGCGGTATTGCGCAAGTCTTTAATGATAACAGCTTTACCGTCCTTCAAATCATTCGCGATGTACAAACTCTCTCTGTATCAGGGGAACAAAAGTTTGCAGGCGTTTTCGATGCTGGAGCGACGATCCGTATTGAATAA
- a CDS encoding ABC transporter permease, with protein MARGSHRGFIWYGQEAISLLFRHRELIWQMAKREINDRYAGSIFGAAWAVFHPLMLLSVYLVIFSYVFQIKFGGTREIPLDYTAYIIVGFLPWMAIQEILIKSCVAVNSSANLVKQVVFPVEVLPVKGVFATLISQLIGMIFLIVYILIKTQTLPWTILFLPLLLSLQILMMTGLGFILSAIGCYFKDIKDVMQVLTVIGVYLIPVFYLPDWVPDLLKPLLYINPFSYTIWAYQDALFYGGFEHPWAWFIFACISIGMFYFGYRLFRKVKNYFGDVL; from the coding sequence ATGGCTAGAGGCAGTCATCGCGGATTTATATGGTACGGACAGGAAGCTATTTCACTTTTGTTTCGCCATAGGGAATTAATCTGGCAAATGGCAAAAAGGGAGATCAATGACCGGTATGCCGGTTCCATTTTTGGGGCGGCCTGGGCCGTTTTTCACCCGTTGATGTTGCTGTCTGTTTATTTAGTCATCTTTAGTTACGTATTTCAGATAAAATTTGGAGGCACAAGGGAAATTCCTTTAGACTATACCGCCTATATCATTGTCGGTTTTCTTCCATGGATGGCCATTCAGGAAATATTGATTAAAAGCTGCGTAGCCGTCAACTCCAGTGCAAACTTAGTGAAGCAAGTCGTCTTTCCCGTTGAGGTGCTTCCCGTTAAAGGGGTATTTGCTACGCTGATCTCCCAATTGATCGGCATGATCTTTCTCATCGTGTATATCCTTATCAAGACTCAGACATTACCTTGGACAATACTTTTTTTACCACTGTTACTCTCTCTACAAATTCTCATGATGACAGGATTGGGCTTTATATTATCTGCAATTGGCTGCTATTTTAAAGACATAAAAGATGTTATGCAGGTATTGACTGTTATTGGTGTCTATTTAATCCCAGTCTTTTATTTACCTGACTGGGTTCCTGATTTATTAAAGCCTTTACTATATATAAACCCCTTCAGTTATACCATCTGGGCATACCAGGACGCGCTTTTTTACGGCGGCTTTGAACATCCCTGGGCGTGGTTCATCTTCGCCTGTATTTCGATCGGGATGTTTTACTTCGGTTACAGGTTATTTAGAAAGGTCAAGAATTACTTTGGAGATGTGCTATGA
- the asnB gene encoding asparagine synthase (glutamine-hydrolyzing), protein MCGIAGIVSLTGKPFAPARVKAMCDVMAHRGPDDAGYTFFRLGERQNGEGGYWCSFTDPAFKHINENRPVFGGNYAQEELARHPITVGLGHRRLSIIDLTHYGHQPMSNSDRRYWVIFNGEIYNFPELKSELECKGHVFRTRTDTEVLLHLWEEQKIEALSRLNGMFAFALYDRLENELILARDRFGVKPLYYAVTDDYIVFASEIKAILRSGLVEPSIDPSALVEYMTFQNIFSDKTLFRNIHLLEPGKVIYVKPGCKIARISSFHTGYADVPRISDPEEARERVGEGFSRAVQRQLISDVPVGAYLSGGMDSGSIVALAGRAIPRLTTFTCGFDLTNVNGMEQGFDERPSAEKLSYLLQTEHYDVVLHAGDMPAAMESLTWHLEDPRVGMCYQNWYVAKLASRFVKVCLAGTGGDELFGGYPWRYRIILDAENQDDFMKQYFRYWHRLLSPEESPQLFSADLQRHLAELPEIFRGVFEEMPSAPQWGDPYQDRIQQALRFEYRTFLQGLLIVEDRISMAHGMETRVPFLDNDLADLAWGMSPSLKVNLAGLNQADRSKQFASVDGKIVLRNAMERFLPEEFTKQKKQGFSAPDENWYRGPSMEYIREILLDSRTLSRPWFEQEFVRRCLDDHMKGQRNHRLLIWSLLSTEWLQRHYIDAAQPTVEG, encoded by the coding sequence ATGTGTGGAATTGCAGGCATTGTCAGTCTGACGGGGAAACCCTTTGCGCCTGCCCGGGTAAAGGCGATGTGTGATGTGATGGCTCACCGGGGACCGGATGACGCCGGCTATACCTTCTTTCGGCTGGGGGAACGGCAAAACGGTGAGGGCGGGTATTGGTGCAGCTTCACCGATCCCGCTTTTAAACACATCAATGAAAATCGCCCTGTCTTTGGCGGCAACTACGCCCAGGAGGAACTGGCGCGACATCCCATCACCGTAGGGTTGGGGCACCGTCGCTTATCGATCATCGATCTGACTCACTACGGACATCAACCCATGTCCAATTCGGACCGCCGTTATTGGGTGATCTTCAACGGGGAGATTTATAATTTTCCCGAACTTAAATCGGAACTGGAATGCAAAGGGCATGTTTTTCGCACCCGCACCGATACGGAAGTGTTGTTGCATCTCTGGGAAGAGCAAAAGATTGAAGCTTTGAGCAGGCTCAACGGGATGTTTGCCTTCGCCCTGTATGATCGGCTCGAAAACGAGCTGATTTTGGCGAGAGATCGTTTCGGCGTAAAGCCGCTCTATTATGCAGTGACAGATGATTACATCGTCTTTGCCAGTGAAATCAAAGCGATTCTGCGCAGCGGATTGGTGGAGCCCTCCATCGATCCGTCTGCGTTGGTCGAATACATGACCTTTCAAAACATTTTTAGCGACAAAACGCTGTTTCGAAACATCCATCTCCTCGAACCAGGCAAAGTCATTTATGTTAAGCCTGGCTGCAAAATCGCCCGCATTTCATCCTTTCATACCGGCTATGCCGACGTTCCCCGGATCAGCGATCCTGAAGAAGCCCGTGAGCGGGTGGGTGAAGGGTTTTCCCGCGCCGTGCAACGGCAGTTGATCAGTGATGTGCCCGTCGGCGCCTATCTTTCAGGCGGCATGGATTCGGGATCAATCGTGGCGTTGGCCGGTCGCGCTATTCCTCGGTTGACTACCTTCACCTGCGGTTTTGATTTGACCAACGTCAATGGGATGGAGCAGGGTTTCGACGAACGTCCCTCGGCGGAAAAATTGTCCTATCTTCTGCAAACAGAACATTACGATGTGGTGCTCCACGCAGGCGATATGCCTGCTGCGATGGAGTCGTTAACATGGCACCTGGAAGACCCTCGTGTCGGCATGTGTTACCAAAACTGGTATGTGGCCAAGCTGGCCAGCCGTTTTGTCAAGGTATGCCTGGCGGGAACGGGGGGCGATGAACTGTTTGGCGGCTATCCCTGGCGTTACCGGATTATTTTAGATGCGGAAAATCAGGATGACTTCATGAAGCAGTATTTCCGCTACTGGCACCGCCTGTTATCGCCCGAAGAAAGCCCGCAATTGTTTTCCGCCGATCTGCAACGCCATTTGGCGGAGCTTCCCGAGATCTTCCGTGGGGTATTTGAGGAGATGCCTTCTGCGCCACAATGGGGTGATCCATATCAGGATAGGATTCAACAGGCGCTCCGTTTCGAATATCGGACATTTCTGCAGGGATTGCTGATCGTTGAAGACCGGATCAGTATGGCCCACGGGATGGAAACGCGAGTGCCCTTTTTAGATAATGACCTGGCCGATTTGGCCTGGGGGATGTCCCCTTCCTTAAAAGTCAATTTGGCTGGTTTGAATCAAGCCGATCGCAGCAAACAATTTGCCTCCGTTGACGGCAAAATTGTGCTCCGCAACGCCATGGAGAGATTCTTGCCGGAAGAGTTCACCAAACAGAAGAAGCAAGGCTTCTCTGCCCCCGATGAGAACTGGTATCGGGGACCGTCGATGGAGTATATCCGGGAGATCCTCCTCGATTCACGGACCCTATCGAGACCTTGGTTTGAACAGGAGTTTGTGCGCCGTTGCTTGGATGATCATATGAAAGGGCAAAGAAATCACAGATTGTTGATTTGGTCCCTCTTGTCAACGGAATGGTTACAGCGGCATTACATCGACGCAGCGCAACCCACAGTGGAAGGTTAA